The following proteins come from a genomic window of Flavobacterium crocinum:
- a CDS encoding DoxX family protein yields MISKNTDLGLLLIRISIGGLMLFHGIAKLMHGISFLVDNMGAFGYAVYIGEVLAPIAILLGFRTRIAAVLLAITCIVAIAVAHAQDIFSISEHGGYALELLMLYFFGAVALFFTGAGKYAVSKNNKWD; encoded by the coding sequence ATGATTTCAAAAAACACAGACCTTGGATTATTACTAATAAGAATCAGCATTGGAGGCTTAATGCTTTTCCACGGTATTGCAAAACTGATGCACGGAATTTCTTTCCTTGTAGACAATATGGGCGCATTTGGATATGCTGTTTATATTGGCGAAGTTTTAGCTCCAATTGCTATTTTACTAGGTTTCCGTACCAGAATTGCAGCGGTTCTTCTTGCTATTACCTGTATTGTAGCGATTGCAGTGGCACACGCTCAGGATATTTTTTCGATTAGCGAACACGGAGGATATGCTTTAGAATTATTAATGCTTTACTTTTTTGGTGCCGTTGCTCTGTTTTTTACAGGGGCAGGAAAATATGCTGTTTCTAAAAATAATAAATGGGACTAG
- a CDS encoding CPBP family intramembrane glutamic endopeptidase: MSPLSPLIWILVISPLLVLAHFKTEKSNLKYVAFFILYFLGDIYLQQYGKILLPLESLGLKFNWSGKILSLVLGLIIIFSVSKEERINIGFTSKTNSKARLKFGLLFFLGFTLFDVIFKMILFPKGESFDLETFLFQATMPGLTEEIAFRGILLWLLNKAFAPKWNYRGIEFGWSFVIVTVLFGVGHGMVLDQDLHLKFDLVTIIYLTLISSLSVGVLRCFSGNLIYSILGHNAINLINALIRIL; the protein is encoded by the coding sequence ATGTCACCATTATCACCGCTTATCTGGATTTTAGTTATTTCGCCACTTTTAGTATTGGCCCATTTTAAAACCGAAAAATCAAACCTTAAATACGTTGCTTTTTTTATTCTTTATTTTCTTGGCGATATATATTTACAGCAATACGGAAAGATATTATTACCGCTCGAATCGCTTGGTTTAAAGTTCAATTGGTCGGGAAAAATCCTGAGTTTAGTTTTAGGTTTGATTATTATCTTTTCAGTTTCCAAAGAAGAAAGAATTAATATTGGATTTACATCTAAAACCAATTCAAAAGCACGATTAAAGTTTGGATTACTGTTTTTTCTGGGATTTACCTTATTTGATGTTATTTTTAAAATGATCTTATTTCCAAAAGGCGAATCGTTCGATTTAGAAACTTTCCTTTTTCAGGCTACAATGCCAGGATTAACAGAAGAAATTGCTTTTAGAGGAATTTTGTTATGGCTTTTAAACAAAGCTTTTGCACCAAAATGGAATTATCGCGGAATCGAATTCGGCTGGTCGTTTGTTATTGTAACTGTTTTATTTGGAGTAGGACACGGAATGGTTTTAGACCAGGATTTGCATTTAAAGTTTGACCTTGTCACGATCATTTATCTTACACTGATTTCGTCTTTAAGCGTAGGTGTTTTGAGATGTTTTTCAGGGAATCTGATTTATTCTATTTTGGGGCATAACGCCATTAATTTGATCAACGCTTTAATTAGAATTTTATAA
- a CDS encoding sensor histidine kinase, which produces MPNTTTASGYFLDKVASLNFDQFLTKRNRVLLHILMWLGFSVLLFLSYVIGYHLVYFDALLLTVRMALVNIIVFYMLFYLLLPKIFSGSKTRIIVFLILVFPISIFVWMASTYFISLLYYALGLEVDFGELKGVIKMSAEQTFLEAVSLKRMLSQTIIIISLLSPFCFAKILVEIVKLYHKKFQVEKEKMALEIQNIQMEKDFLKAQLNPHFLFNTLNNLYGLTVRKDNLAPEIILNLSDIMSYTLYESNTEIVRLEKELDFIKNYIALEKMRYADEANIQVDIEGENQTAGLFIAPLLTFTFIENAFKYGLKSTQNAFVKLDIKIKNNTFWFSLENDFDESFTTDNFGGIGVENARKRLELLYPNQYELEIKRLEKSFKVDLKIVLRK; this is translated from the coding sequence ATGCCAAATACCACAACTGCCTCGGGCTATTTTTTAGATAAAGTAGCGTCCTTAAACTTTGATCAGTTTTTGACCAAAAGAAATCGGGTTTTACTGCACATTTTAATGTGGCTTGGATTTTCTGTTTTACTGTTTTTGAGTTATGTAATCGGTTATCATTTGGTGTATTTTGATGCTCTTTTACTTACTGTCAGAATGGCTTTGGTCAATATTATTGTTTTTTATATGCTGTTTTATCTTTTGCTTCCAAAGATTTTCTCGGGAAGCAAAACCAGAATTATAGTGTTTTTAATATTGGTTTTTCCGATTTCGATTTTTGTATGGATGGCTTCTACGTACTTTATTTCCCTTTTGTATTATGCTTTGGGACTTGAAGTTGATTTTGGAGAATTAAAAGGCGTTATCAAAATGAGTGCAGAACAGACTTTTCTTGAAGCTGTTTCTTTAAAAAGAATGCTTTCGCAGACAATCATTATTATTTCATTGCTTTCTCCTTTTTGTTTTGCTAAAATTTTGGTTGAAATTGTAAAACTGTACCACAAGAAATTTCAGGTAGAGAAAGAAAAGATGGCATTGGAAATTCAGAATATTCAAATGGAAAAAGATTTTCTAAAGGCACAGTTAAACCCGCATTTTTTATTCAATACACTAAATAATCTTTATGGTTTGACGGTTAGAAAAGACAATCTCGCTCCGGAAATTATTCTGAACCTTTCGGATATTATGAGTTATACTTTGTATGAATCGAATACTGAAATCGTTCGTTTAGAAAAAGAGCTGGATTTTATTAAAAATTACATCGCATTAGAAAAAATGCGTTATGCTGATGAAGCCAATATTCAGGTTGATATTGAAGGAGAAAATCAAACTGCAGGACTTTTTATCGCACCGTTATTGACTTTTACTTTCATAGAAAATGCCTTTAAGTACGGATTAAAAAGTACTCAAAATGCTTTTGTGAAACTCGATATTAAAATTAAAAACAACACCTTTTGGTTCAGTTTAGAGAATGATTTTGATGAAAGTTTCACAACGGATAATTTCGGCGGAATAGGAGTAGAGAACGCTCGTAAACGTTTGGAATTATTGTACCCAAATCAATATGAATTAGAAATTAAAAGACTGGAAAAATCCTTTAAAGTCGATCTAAAAATAGTTTTAAGAAAGTAA
- a CDS encoding LytR/AlgR family response regulator transcription factor, whose amino-acid sequence MEKLKCIIVDDEPIARDIIESFIAEVPFLELKASFGEPAKALMYLHENTIDIVFSDIEMPKFTGLELVQSLTNPPVIIFITAHRNFALEGFETGASDYLLKPVRFDRFLKAVNRAKEYLSLKKTTSVHQINPDRIFIKSEGKLIKILLNEILYVEAQGDYLKFVINGGSYTTLGTLKSMEEVLKLPMFFRVQRSFILNLEAVRSLNGNMIELIDGKNISVALNKKEELYLLLGIR is encoded by the coding sequence ATGGAAAAGTTGAAATGCATAATCGTTGATGACGAACCAATTGCAAGAGATATTATCGAATCTTTTATTGCCGAAGTTCCGTTTTTAGAATTAAAAGCTTCTTTTGGAGAACCTGCAAAAGCTTTAATGTACTTGCACGAAAATACAATTGATATTGTGTTTAGCGATATTGAAATGCCTAAATTCACTGGTTTAGAACTGGTACAATCACTTACGAATCCACCTGTGATTATTTTTATAACGGCGCACCGCAATTTTGCTTTAGAAGGATTTGAAACAGGCGCATCAGATTATCTTTTAAAACCCGTTCGTTTTGATCGTTTTTTGAAAGCGGTAAATCGTGCCAAAGAATATCTTTCGCTAAAGAAAACGACTTCTGTACACCAAATCAATCCAGACCGTATTTTTATTAAATCGGAAGGAAAACTGATTAAGATTTTATTAAATGAAATCCTTTATGTAGAAGCGCAGGGCGATTATCTGAAATTTGTTATTAACGGAGGATCTTACACTACTTTAGGAACACTTAAATCAATGGAAGAGGTATTGAAACTCCCAATGTTCTTTCGCGTTCAACGTTCTTTTATTCTAAATCTGGAAGCGGTCAGAAGCTTAAATGGAAATATGATTGAATTGATTGATGGTAAAAATATTTCTGTGGCTTTGAATAAAAAGGAGGAATTGTATTTGTTGTTGGGAATTAGATAA
- a CDS encoding hybrid sensor histidine kinase/response regulator transcription factor: protein MRKFFLFLFLSIFSIHFSNAQEYYFKHFQVEEGLSNNTVLTSLQDDDGFMWFGTKDGLNRFDGYRFKTYRSNGDPIHSLGSNYIQSLHENNGTIWVGTDKGLYHYDKKQDRYSILNEAINDRINDINHDQKGNIWFISGNILYRYAPNSKETTTFNPNKYFVSTSITRDYKGEIWASSLNKIYHYSEENHSFENITLIPPANKANFRITVIYAVDPENIVIGTQDDGVLIYNRKDKTTNELKFDIKDPVFVRQFKKRGNDELWIASESGVYVYNLKTKTAVNLKKNYNDPYAISDNAAYSILIDKENGVWIGTYFGGVNYHQKQYTQFKKYFPQKGQNSISGSAVREIHKDDHGDLWIGTEDAGVNRFNPKTQQFTFYPVSYYNIHALMPRKDKIWIGTFEHGLDVLDRNSGRVLKHYSANDGSGLHSNFIFSFYEMKNNDLIVVTTSGLYRYNEQADNFEILKFFPETFHYTNFKEDSDGNLWAGSYRDGLLFYNPKTKKKEVFTYDYKNPNGISNNTMNAIFEDSSKNLWIATENGLNLVDRKKHTFTKFTTKNGMPSNVFYSILEDDAKNLWLTTSKGLVKFGPDHKTIKIFTTANGLLSDQFNYNSAFKDANGDMYFGNLNGMISFNPKHFTKNKYTPFIYITNLQINNKDIEVNSPDSPIEQSISFLDELKLNNSQSSFNLEFASLNYTAPELTEYWYQLENVNNDWVYLGRNNKVFFTELAPGDYVFKVKSLNSFGVWSKEVKLKITILPPFYASTLAYILYFILICAGFYYIIRYSQNLTQIKNNRKIKHLNDEKEKEIYQAKIDFFTNVAHEIRTPLTLIKGPLEKLLGMEYESKEVPQHLSIMKKNTSRLLKLVNELLDFRKSEIGGLKLTFVEANISSMVRNFHLRFSQLIEERGLQFELELGEKDIFAFVDKEAFKKILSNLINNAIKYSNEKVIISLFRDEKKLTLIVKNDGNVIPIHLKDKIFEPFFRVDDSSTASGTGIGLSLAHSLAQLHNGNLKLVEDLDYNIFELTVPLHQEQEFMLYAYSKKEEEETEIPKETVEVKNEKAQILVVEDNEDLLSFITTELAGTYAILKAENGEEALKIIHNENIQLVISDVSMPVMDGITMCKTIKTNLETSHIPVILLTAKNSLKSQIDGLEVGADAYIAKPFSMDYLKVQANNLIENRRQIMNYYASSPLSHIKSIAHNKTDEKFLKKLDDEILKNITDQDLSVESLAEIMNMSRSTLYRKIKDITNLSPNELINIVRLKRAAELLLNENYKMYEIAEMVGYKSQTSFGRNFQKHFNMSPSDYIQTNR, encoded by the coding sequence ATGCGTAAATTCTTTCTTTTTTTATTTTTGAGCATTTTTTCGATACATTTTTCGAATGCTCAGGAATATTATTTTAAACATTTTCAGGTCGAAGAAGGACTTTCTAACAATACTGTACTAACCTCATTACAAGATGATGACGGTTTTATGTGGTTTGGAACTAAAGATGGTTTAAACCGTTTTGATGGGTATCGCTTTAAAACGTACAGAAGTAACGGAGATCCGATTCACAGCCTTGGGAGCAATTATATTCAGTCTCTTCATGAAAATAATGGTACGATTTGGGTTGGGACTGATAAAGGTTTGTACCATTATGATAAAAAGCAGGATCGCTATTCTATACTAAATGAGGCTATTAATGATCGTATCAATGATATCAATCACGATCAAAAAGGCAACATTTGGTTCATTTCCGGCAACATTTTGTATCGATATGCACCAAATAGTAAAGAAACGACCACTTTTAATCCGAACAAATATTTTGTTTCTACTTCTATTACGAGAGATTACAAAGGCGAAATCTGGGCTTCTTCCTTAAATAAAATCTATCATTATTCAGAAGAAAATCATTCTTTTGAAAATATCACACTCATTCCTCCTGCCAATAAAGCTAATTTCAGAATTACGGTAATTTATGCTGTTGATCCGGAAAACATCGTAATTGGAACACAGGATGACGGTGTTCTGATTTACAATCGAAAAGACAAAACAACAAACGAGTTAAAATTTGATATTAAAGATCCCGTTTTTGTACGTCAGTTTAAGAAAAGAGGAAATGATGAACTTTGGATTGCCAGCGAATCCGGGGTTTATGTTTACAATTTAAAAACAAAAACGGCTGTAAATCTTAAAAAGAATTACAACGATCCATACGCAATTTCAGATAATGCGGCCTACTCTATTCTGATTGATAAGGAAAACGGCGTTTGGATTGGAACTTATTTTGGCGGTGTCAATTATCATCAAAAACAATATACACAGTTTAAAAAATACTTTCCGCAGAAAGGCCAAAATTCCATTAGTGGAAGCGCTGTCAGGGAAATTCATAAAGACGATCATGGCGATTTATGGATTGGAACAGAAGATGCGGGCGTAAATCGCTTTAATCCAAAAACACAGCAATTTACTTTTTATCCGGTTTCTTATTATAATATTCATGCTTTAATGCCCAGAAAAGACAAAATCTGGATCGGAACTTTTGAGCATGGTTTAGATGTTTTGGATCGAAATTCCGGCAGAGTTTTGAAACATTACAGTGCTAATGACGGAAGCGGTCTGCACAGCAACTTTATTTTTTCTTTTTATGAAATGAAAAATAACGATCTGATTGTCGTGACTACATCTGGCCTTTACCGATATAATGAACAGGCCGATAATTTTGAAATCCTGAAATTCTTCCCTGAAACTTTTCATTATACCAATTTTAAAGAAGACAGCGACGGTAATCTTTGGGCAGGAAGTTATCGCGATGGTTTATTGTTTTATAATCCGAAGACCAAAAAGAAAGAGGTTTTTACGTATGATTATAAAAATCCAAACGGAATCAGCAACAATACCATGAATGCTATTTTTGAAGACAGTTCCAAAAATTTATGGATTGCGACTGAAAACGGTTTAAATCTGGTGGATCGTAAAAAACATACTTTTACCAAGTTTACCACCAAAAACGGAATGCCGAGCAACGTTTTCTATTCCATTTTAGAAGACGATGCTAAGAATTTATGGCTGACAACTTCTAAAGGTTTAGTAAAATTTGGCCCGGACCATAAAACTATCAAGATTTTTACCACTGCAAATGGTTTATTGAGCGATCAGTTCAATTACAATTCGGCTTTTAAAGATGCAAACGGCGATATGTATTTTGGAAACCTCAACGGAATGATCAGTTTTAATCCGAAGCATTTTACAAAGAACAAATACACTCCTTTTATATACATCACGAATCTTCAAATTAACAATAAGGACATTGAAGTAAATAGTCCCGACTCGCCTATTGAACAGTCTATTTCGTTTCTTGATGAATTAAAGCTAAATAACAGTCAGTCGTCTTTTAATCTAGAGTTTGCTTCACTAAATTATACTGCTCCCGAATTGACCGAATATTGGTATCAGCTGGAAAATGTCAATAATGACTGGGTTTATTTGGGTAGAAACAATAAAGTTTTCTTTACAGAACTGGCGCCTGGCGATTATGTTTTTAAAGTGAAATCGCTGAATAGTTTTGGCGTTTGGAGCAAAGAAGTAAAATTGAAAATCACGATTCTACCGCCGTTTTATGCCAGTACTTTGGCTTATATTCTTTATTTCATATTAATCTGTGCCGGGTTTTATTACATCATTCGTTATTCTCAAAATCTGACTCAGATTAAGAATAATCGCAAAATCAAACATCTGAATGACGAAAAAGAAAAAGAAATCTATCAGGCTAAAATTGATTTTTTTACGAATGTAGCACATGAGATCAGAACGCCTTTGACTTTAATAAAAGGACCTTTAGAAAAACTTTTAGGCATGGAATACGAATCGAAAGAAGTACCTCAGCATCTTTCGATTATGAAAAAAAATACTTCCCGCTTATTGAAATTGGTTAACGAATTACTTGATTTTAGGAAATCGGAAATTGGCGGATTGAAACTGACTTTTGTCGAGGCCAATATTTCGTCGATGGTTCGAAATTTTCATCTAAGATTCAGTCAGTTAATTGAAGAACGGGGACTTCAGTTTGAATTGGAATTGGGCGAAAAAGATATTTTTGCTTTTGTAGACAAAGAAGCTTTCAAAAAGATTTTGAGCAATCTCATCAATAATGCTATCAAATACTCAAACGAAAAAGTCATCATTTCTTTGTTTCGAGATGAAAAGAAACTGACTCTAATTGTAAAAAATGACGGAAATGTGATTCCGATTCATTTAAAAGATAAAATTTTCGAGCCTTTCTTTAGAGTGGATGACAGCAGTACAGCTTCGGGAACTGGAATTGGGCTTTCGCTAGCGCATTCGCTGGCACAATTGCATAACGGAAATTTGAAATTAGTTGAAGATTTAGATTATAACATTTTTGAATTGACCGTTCCCTTACATCAGGAACAGGAATTTATGCTTTATGCCTATTCTAAAAAAGAGGAAGAAGAAACCGAAATCCCAAAAGAGACTGTTGAAGTCAAAAACGAAAAAGCACAGATTTTAGTTGTAGAAGATAATGAAGATCTTTTGAGTTTTATTACTACTGAATTGGCTGGAACTTACGCTATTTTAAAGGCTGAAAACGGCGAAGAAGCACTAAAAATTATTCATAACGAAAACATTCAACTCGTAATTTCCGATGTTTCGATGCCCGTTATGGACGGAATTACGATGTGTAAAACCATCAAAACCAATCTGGAAACGAGTCATATTCCGGTTATTTTATTGACGGCTAAAAACTCACTGAAATCACAAATTGACGGACTTGAAGTGGGTGCCGATGCTTATATCGCGAAACCATTTTCTATGGATTACTTAAAAGTGCAGGCCAATAATCTGATCGAAAACCGAAGACAGATTATGAATTATTATGCAAGTTCACCGCTTTCACACATTAAAAGCATCGCACACAATAAAACGGATGAAAAATTCCTGAAAAAACTCGACGACGAAATCCTGAAAAACATTACCGATCAGGATTTGAGTGTAGAATCGCTTGCCGAAATCATGAATATGAGCCGTTCGACCTTATACCGAAAAATCAAAGATATCACGAATCTAAGTCCGAACGAACTCATCAATATCGTACGCTTAAAACGTGCCGCGGAATTATTATTGAATGAAAATTATAAAATGTACGAAATAGCAGAAATGGTAGGTTACAAATCACAAACGAGTTTTGGTCGAAATTTCCAAAAGCATTTTAATATGTCGCCATCGGATTATATTCAAACGAATAGATAA
- a CDS encoding SusC/RagA family TonB-linked outer membrane protein, whose product MKTKLTHFLTKRYYLLVFFSLLLQPAFAQQITVTGKVTAASGESIPFANVLIKGTQNGTATDFDGSFKIAVGGNQTLVFSSQGYKTTEVAVNNRTSINITLEEDAMKLNEIVVVGYGSQQKKDLTGAVSLVKPEEIQKRQVTTVADGLQGLVTGVKVRGGGRPGQEANIEIRGLKNLQSTNPLYVIDGLVTTANRDFNPNDIESIQVLKDASAAAIYGSRAANGVIIITTKKGKKGPLQVEVSAKSSFQIMPRYDLMGTEEFAKWNNMAYDNAGLPRQNLNMAVNTDWQDATFRTGMIQDYNASFSGGNENSTFFMSGNYFGNEGTVVGTDFDRISFRVNSSGTKGIFSIGENLAISNSKTDEMSGNPIIDVYRMTPTIPLYDPSNPGGYGYGKQGVADTFGTNPLAIADFANTTNENFRIRGNIWSELKFAPWLKYRFNFGYETSFDSYKFMRKVGNWTLNQPIDPSQTDQNKGRSQTTLFENTLTFKKEFGKHDVTVLVGQTFQKDRYDQIYGTKRNLPMNSGTGQYYEVLNQGDSPVVGGFINEAALASYLGRIEYNYDNRYLLNAVLRRDGSSRFSDANKWGNFPSVSAGWRVSNESFFKSEFIKDLKLRASYGELGSGNIGYYEYKSFVNNFGAIVLGNDQNLFSSAAQVKLSNSQLRWEKLKQTNFGLDLAVLNNDLRFTADYFIARTDDVLFGFPILLTTGNDGGNPISNAATVENKGLELELAYSKKINDFSFNASINFTKVNNKLVSLGNGQNENISGNTITRAGMPVGMWYVLQTDGLFQNQQEIDNYKNANGQVIMPNAVPGDIRFKDVNGDGQITSTDKAIVGSPWPEFEMGLNAGAEYKGFDFSMNWIASHGATVYNGFRSVVDRFDDNSNYRAGIQPWTPENPNTDFPRVTKGSTLNSRGDSDRFLENGDFIRLKYIGFGYNLPESVLKNSGITRARLTLSAQNILTITKYKGLDPEFTNGNIFERGVDNGAFPNLKTYSLGVDFSF is encoded by the coding sequence ATGAAAACAAAGCTCACTCACTTTTTAACGAAGAGATATTACCTCTTAGTTTTCTTTAGTTTATTACTGCAGCCCGCTTTTGCCCAACAGATTACTGTTACGGGAAAAGTAACAGCCGCATCGGGAGAATCGATTCCTTTTGCAAATGTTTTAATAAAAGGAACACAAAATGGTACCGCTACAGATTTTGACGGAAGCTTCAAAATTGCAGTCGGCGGGAATCAAACATTAGTTTTCAGCTCGCAAGGCTACAAAACGACAGAAGTTGCAGTTAACAATAGAACTTCAATCAATATTACTTTAGAAGAAGATGCCATGAAACTCAACGAGATTGTTGTGGTAGGTTATGGATCTCAGCAAAAGAAAGACCTTACCGGAGCTGTTTCCTTGGTTAAACCGGAAGAAATTCAAAAACGTCAGGTTACTACAGTGGCAGACGGATTGCAAGGTTTAGTTACAGGGGTTAAAGTTCGCGGTGGCGGACGTCCCGGGCAGGAAGCGAATATAGAGATTCGTGGACTTAAAAATCTTCAAAGTACTAATCCGCTTTATGTAATTGATGGATTAGTTACTACTGCCAACAGAGATTTTAACCCAAATGATATTGAAAGTATTCAGGTTTTAAAAGATGCTTCGGCAGCCGCTATCTACGGTTCAAGAGCTGCAAATGGTGTAATTATTATTACTACTAAAAAAGGGAAAAAAGGACCGCTGCAAGTTGAAGTTTCTGCAAAAAGCAGTTTTCAAATCATGCCTCGTTACGATTTAATGGGAACGGAGGAGTTTGCCAAATGGAACAATATGGCGTATGATAACGCTGGATTACCAAGACAGAACTTAAACATGGCAGTAAATACGGATTGGCAGGATGCTACATTCAGAACTGGAATGATTCAGGACTATAACGCTAGTTTTTCTGGAGGAAACGAAAATTCTACTTTCTTTATGTCTGGAAATTATTTTGGAAATGAGGGAACTGTTGTGGGAACCGATTTTGACAGAATTTCATTCCGTGTCAATTCAAGCGGTACAAAGGGAATTTTCAGTATTGGAGAAAATTTAGCGATCAGTAATTCTAAAACAGATGAAATGTCTGGAAACCCAATTATTGATGTTTATAGAATGACGCCTACAATTCCGCTTTACGATCCTTCAAATCCAGGAGGATATGGTTACGGGAAACAAGGTGTTGCAGACACTTTTGGTACAAATCCTTTGGCAATTGCTGACTTTGCTAACACTACAAACGAAAACTTCAGAATTAGAGGAAACATCTGGTCTGAATTAAAATTTGCTCCTTGGCTGAAATATCGTTTCAATTTTGGTTACGAGACCAGTTTTGATTCTTATAAATTCATGAGAAAAGTTGGGAACTGGACTTTAAACCAACCGATCGATCCATCTCAGACAGATCAGAATAAAGGAAGATCACAGACTACATTGTTCGAAAATACTTTGACTTTCAAAAAAGAATTTGGAAAACATGATGTAACAGTTTTAGTTGGTCAGACTTTTCAAAAGGACAGGTACGATCAGATTTATGGAACAAAGAGAAATCTCCCAATGAATTCCGGAACTGGACAGTATTATGAAGTTTTAAATCAGGGAGATTCGCCGGTAGTTGGTGGTTTTATCAACGAAGCTGCTCTTGCATCTTATTTAGGAAGAATTGAATATAACTATGACAATCGCTATTTATTAAATGCTGTTTTAAGACGTGACGGATCATCAAGATTTAGTGATGCAAATAAATGGGGTAATTTTCCTTCTGTTTCAGCAGGATGGAGAGTAAGCAACGAATCTTTCTTTAAATCTGAATTCATTAAAGATTTAAAATTGAGAGCGAGTTATGGAGAATTAGGTTCTGGAAATATTGGGTACTATGAGTACAAAAGCTTCGTAAACAATTTTGGAGCTATTGTGTTAGGTAACGATCAGAATTTGTTTTCTTCTGCTGCTCAGGTGAAATTATCGAATTCACAGCTGCGTTGGGAAAAATTAAAACAAACCAATTTTGGATTAGATTTAGCGGTTTTAAATAATGATTTACGTTTTACAGCTGATTATTTTATTGCCAGGACAGATGATGTATTGTTTGGTTTCCCAATTTTATTGACAACAGGAAATGATGGCGGAAATCCAATTTCTAATGCCGCAACTGTGGAAAATAAAGGTCTTGAATTGGAATTGGCTTACAGCAAAAAAATCAACGATTTTTCTTTTAATGCTTCAATCAACTTTACCAAAGTAAATAACAAACTGGTTTCGTTAGGAAATGGTCAAAATGAAAACATTTCCGGAAACACTATCACAAGAGCAGGAATGCCAGTAGGAATGTGGTATGTATTGCAGACAGATGGATTATTTCAAAACCAGCAGGAGATTGATAATTACAAAAATGCTAATGGTCAGGTGATTATGCCAAATGCTGTTCCTGGAGATATTCGTTTTAAGGATGTAAATGGAGACGGGCAAATTACAAGTACAGATAAAGCTATTGTGGGAAGTCCGTGGCCGGAATTTGAAATGGGTTTAAATGCAGGAGCAGAATACAAAGGTTTTGACTTTTCTATGAACTGGATCGCTTCACACGGTGCAACGGTTTACAATGGATTTAGAAGTGTTGTCGACAGATTTGATGATAACAGTAATTATAGAGCTGGTATTCAGCCTTGGACACCAGAAAATCCTAATACCGATTTTCCTAGAGTAACAAAAGGTTCTACACTAAATTCAAGAGGAGACAGTGATCGTTTCTTAGAAAACGGAGATTTTATCAGATTAAAATACATCGGATTTGGATATAATTTGCCTGAAAGTGTCTTAAAGAATTCAGGTATTACAAGAGCGAGATTGACGTTATCAGCGCAAAACATTCTTACCATTACAAAATACAAAGGTTTAGATCCTGAATTTACAAATGGTAATATTTTCGAAAGAGGTGTAGATAATGGTGCTTTCCCAAATCTTAAAACGTACTCACTTGGTGTTGATTTTAGCTTTTAA